One Kangiella geojedonensis DNA segment encodes these proteins:
- a CDS encoding aspartoacylase, giving the protein MSNESIKQVALVGGTHGNELTGIYLLNKYRQFPKLLGKHSFEVELFTANPEAQRANRRYIDRDLNRSFKQADLDDNSLFGHENELAKQINQKLGPKGSSRTDMIIDLHTSTAPMGVNLVLTKTDSFHLMLADYVQQRMDNVSITLEKMLDHHFLMSVAPQHVLVEIGATAQGQLRQDVFDKTEETTQLIFKFLNEYNQHQLPQPSESIDVYQYFDVMFLPTDINGDISGMIHHSIQDQDFTKLRSGQPIFSLFNGEEVLYEGEDCYMSFINEAAYYDEKKAFAMSQKKTFHIG; this is encoded by the coding sequence ATGTCGAATGAATCGATTAAGCAAGTGGCTTTAGTCGGCGGTACCCATGGTAATGAATTGACAGGTATTTACTTGCTCAATAAGTATCGTCAGTTTCCAAAACTTTTGGGAAAGCATAGTTTTGAGGTGGAATTATTCACCGCTAATCCTGAAGCCCAGCGAGCTAATAGACGATACATCGATCGAGATTTAAACCGCAGCTTTAAGCAGGCCGATCTGGACGATAACTCTTTGTTTGGGCATGAGAATGAACTGGCCAAGCAGATTAATCAAAAGCTTGGGCCTAAGGGAAGCAGCCGAACAGACATGATTATCGATCTCCATACGTCGACTGCGCCTATGGGCGTTAATCTGGTGCTTACTAAAACCGATAGCTTCCATTTGATGTTGGCTGATTATGTACAGCAACGAATGGATAACGTCTCGATTACGTTAGAGAAAATGCTGGATCATCATTTTTTGATGTCTGTGGCTCCACAGCATGTGCTGGTCGAAATTGGTGCTACGGCGCAAGGCCAGTTACGACAGGATGTGTTTGATAAAACGGAAGAAACTACGCAACTTATCTTTAAGTTTCTAAACGAATATAACCAGCATCAATTGCCTCAACCATCTGAGTCGATAGATGTTTATCAGTATTTCGACGTTATGTTTTTGCCTACTGATATTAACGGTGATATTTCTGGAATGATTCACCACAGTATCCAAGATCAAGATTTCACAAAATTACGGTCAGGTCAGCCAATATTTAGTCTTTTTAACGGCGAAGAAGTACTTTACGAGGGCGAAGATTGTTATATGAGTTTTATTAATGAAGCCGCTTACTACGACGAGAAAAAAGCTTTTGCCATGTCGCAAAAGAAGACTTTTCATATTGGTTAA
- a CDS encoding slipin family protein, producing the protein MNIFYPIILAVVVLLLASMFKILREYERGVIFMLGRFWKVKGPGLIILIPFVQQIVRVDLRTVVMDVPTQDVISLDNVSVEVNAVVYFRVIDPQKAIINVEHYYDATSQLAQTTLRSVLGQHELDEMLASREQLNTDIQSILDSQTDAWGIKVANVEIKHVDLNESMIRAIAQQAEAERARRAKVIHARGEMEASQKLLEAAKVLSQQEEAIQLRYLQTLSSLAGENSNTIVFPLPIDFMKNFMKK; encoded by the coding sequence ATGAACATTTTCTACCCAATCATCCTAGCCGTAGTCGTTTTACTACTGGCTAGCATGTTTAAGATTCTTCGCGAATATGAGCGCGGTGTTATTTTTATGCTCGGCCGCTTTTGGAAAGTCAAAGGCCCTGGCCTCATCATCCTGATCCCTTTCGTACAACAAATTGTACGCGTTGATCTCAGAACCGTGGTCATGGATGTGCCCACACAGGACGTTATTTCGTTGGATAATGTCTCTGTCGAAGTCAATGCCGTTGTCTACTTTAGGGTTATCGATCCGCAAAAAGCGATTATTAATGTTGAGCATTATTATGATGCCACCAGTCAGCTCGCCCAAACCACTCTGCGCTCCGTGCTCGGCCAGCATGAGTTGGACGAAATGCTCGCTTCTCGTGAGCAGCTGAATACCGATATCCAATCTATTTTGGACAGCCAAACTGACGCATGGGGTATCAAGGTTGCCAACGTAGAAATCAAGCATGTGGATTTAAACGAAAGTATGATTCGGGCCATTGCGCAACAAGCCGAAGCAGAGCGGGCTCGTCGGGCCAAAGTTATTCATGCTCGTGGTGAAATGGAGGCTTCTCAGAAGCTACTCGAGGCAGCAAAAGTATTATCTCAACAAGAAGAAGCTATTCAGTTGCGATACTTACAAACCTTATCGAGTTTAGCAGGCGAAAATAGCAACACCATCGTTTTCCCATTACCGATAGATTTCATGAAGAATTTTATGAAGAAGTAA
- a CDS encoding thermonuclease family protein: MMNNSMWRLVLVFCLLIATTSCSQAGEAGYQLVYVQDGDSAVLCCDKGKQFTVRLLDIDAPEKHQPYAEDSKARLERFLKGESLALRGSKRDRYGRRLAVIEVNGESINDKMVESGAAWVWKYSKSKRMRALQQEAKESAIGLWALPEAQRQNPWEWRQSHPRK; this comes from the coding sequence ATGATGAATAACTCCATGTGGCGTTTGGTACTGGTCTTTTGTTTGCTTATTGCGACAACTTCATGCAGTCAAGCTGGAGAGGCGGGCTACCAACTAGTGTACGTTCAAGATGGCGATAGCGCCGTTTTGTGTTGTGATAAAGGTAAACAATTTACGGTCAGACTACTTGATATTGATGCCCCTGAAAAACATCAGCCTTATGCCGAAGACTCTAAGGCAAGACTGGAACGGTTTTTAAAGGGAGAGTCATTGGCTCTGCGCGGCTCGAAAAGAGACCGTTATGGTCGTCGTCTAGCGGTTATAGAAGTCAATGGCGAAAGTATTAATGATAAGATGGTTGAGTCGGGCGCGGCTTGGGTCTGGAAATATAGCAAGAGTAAGCGCATGAGAGCGCTACAGCAAGAGGCCAAAGAGTCTGCTATTGGCTTATGGGCTTTGCCGGAAGCGCAGCGACAGAACCCTTGGGAGTGGCGTCAATCTCACCCTAGGAAATGA
- the trmB gene encoding tRNA (guanosine(46)-N7)-methyltransferase TrmB, translating to MNSEEKNKRKIRSFVLRKGRLTKGQQRAMDLHFPRLGLEYDQQLYDFKAIFGRQAPVVLEIGFGMGKSLAEQARDQREHDFIGIEVHNPGVGACLVLAEEYNLENIRVINHDAVEVIEHCIPDHSLERIQIFFPDPWHKKRHHKRRIVQTEFCQKLHKKLKPGGVLHLATDWENYAEHMLEVLSPMSEFKNLSETNDFVPRPESRPLTKFEVRGQNLGHGVWDLMFSAK from the coding sequence TTGAATTCTGAAGAAAAAAACAAACGTAAAATCCGTAGCTTTGTGCTGCGCAAAGGCCGTTTAACAAAGGGGCAGCAGCGCGCAATGGACCTTCATTTCCCGCGTTTAGGGCTTGAATATGACCAGCAACTCTACGACTTTAAGGCTATCTTCGGGCGTCAGGCGCCAGTGGTACTTGAAATTGGCTTTGGTATGGGTAAATCCCTCGCTGAGCAAGCCAGAGATCAACGTGAGCATGACTTTATCGGAATCGAGGTGCATAACCCCGGAGTCGGTGCATGCTTGGTGCTTGCGGAAGAGTATAACTTAGAGAATATTCGAGTGATTAATCACGATGCGGTTGAAGTGATAGAGCACTGTATTCCTGATCACAGTCTTGAGCGCATCCAAATCTTCTTCCCTGATCCGTGGCATAAAAAGCGTCATCACAAGCGCCGTATAGTGCAAACTGAGTTTTGCCAGAAGCTTCATAAGAAATTAAAACCAGGTGGTGTTCTTCACCTGGCAACTGACTGGGAAAACTACGCAGAACATATGCTCGAAGTATTGAGTCCTATGTCTGAGTTTAAAAACTTATCGGAAACCAATGATTTCGTACCACGCCCAGAATCACGGCCTTTGACTAAATTCGAAGTTCGAGGACAGAATTTGGGGCATGGGGTGTGGGATCTGATGTTTTCAGCCAAATAA
- the hemW gene encoding radical SAM family heme chaperone HemW: MLTNPPLSLYIHIPWCVRKCPYCDFNSHAIKNIKSDSQTEFDLPEKAYIDRLIEDLEHELPKVWGRRLHSIFIGGGTPSLFSPESLDRLISAVRARLPFENDIEITMEANPGTFEAEKFRGFRQAGINRLSIGVQSFNAQHLEQLGRIHNPEQAIAAAEFAHEAGYDSFNLDLMHGLPNQTVEQALNDLGTAIRLKPHHISWYQLTLEPNTLFHQQPPQLPHDEVLWDIQEAGQALLAQHGYEQYETSAYAKSPRLRAKHNLNYWRFGDYLGIGAGAHGKITRLDLGEVHRTTKKRHPKDYLNGSTASISTDTPIPAHELPFEFMLNALRLIDGVPTNLFSQYTGLPLSSIRATLEQAVDDGLLEDITTQLKPSDKGALFLNELLERFIPSDNSKPEKGSASIQFKQL; the protein is encoded by the coding sequence ATGTTAACCAATCCGCCTTTATCACTGTATATCCATATCCCCTGGTGTGTGCGCAAGTGTCCCTATTGCGACTTTAACTCACACGCTATCAAGAACATTAAATCGGATAGTCAGACAGAGTTTGACCTGCCGGAAAAAGCCTATATTGATCGGTTGATTGAAGATCTTGAACATGAACTGCCAAAGGTCTGGGGGCGTCGCTTACACAGTATTTTTATCGGCGGTGGCACTCCGAGTTTGTTTAGTCCTGAGTCGCTCGATCGGTTAATCAGCGCTGTTCGAGCACGGTTGCCATTTGAGAATGATATCGAAATTACCATGGAAGCTAATCCAGGTACTTTTGAGGCTGAAAAATTTAGAGGCTTCCGTCAAGCAGGCATCAACCGACTCTCGATTGGAGTACAGAGCTTTAATGCACAGCATTTAGAACAACTAGGCCGAATCCATAACCCAGAGCAAGCGATAGCCGCGGCAGAGTTTGCCCATGAAGCCGGGTATGACTCGTTTAATCTAGATTTGATGCATGGTCTACCGAACCAAACCGTTGAACAGGCGCTTAATGATTTAGGAACAGCCATTCGCCTTAAGCCACACCATATTTCGTGGTACCAATTAACACTTGAGCCTAATACGCTATTTCACCAACAACCACCACAACTGCCTCATGACGAAGTCTTATGGGATATTCAAGAAGCCGGACAAGCGTTGTTAGCACAACACGGTTATGAGCAATATGAAACCTCTGCTTACGCTAAATCCCCACGGCTTCGAGCCAAACATAACCTGAATTACTGGCGCTTTGGCGACTATTTAGGCATTGGCGCTGGCGCTCATGGAAAAATCACTCGTCTCGATCTTGGGGAAGTCCATCGCACGACTAAAAAGCGTCACCCAAAAGATTATCTAAACGGCTCCACCGCATCAATCAGCACGGACACTCCGATCCCTGCTCACGAGCTACCATTCGAGTTTATGCTTAATGCGCTGCGACTCATCGACGGTGTTCCAACCAATTTATTTAGCCAATATACGGGACTTCCCCTTTCTAGCATCCGTGCCACGCTCGAACAGGCCGTTGACGATGGATTATTGGAAGACATCACAACCCAACTAAAGCCGAGTGACAAAGGCGCGCTGTTTCTTAATGAGTTATTAGAACGATTTATTCCAAGTGATAACTCAAAGCCAGAGAAAGGTTCAGCTAGCATACAGTTCAAGCAGTTATAA
- the mutY gene encoding A/G-specific adenine glycosylase, which produces MWLATDFQQKVIHYYRQHGRKHLPWQGTKDPYRIWLSEIMLQQTQVTTVIPYYENFLQRFPTIIDLAEATSDEVMHLWSGLGYYSRARNLHQAAKMVVEEFNGHFPQNPAEIETLPGVGRSTAGAIAAFAFDEPSAILDGNVKRVLARCYGIDGWAGKSSVLKALWLRAEENTPKKDTAQYNQAMMDLGAVVCTRTKPKCNQCPLSEQCYALQHDQVAQLPGKKPKKTRPKRSVYWLICLENAQVILHKRPPSGIWGGLWCFPEMEQSVEEPIHEQKLDSFIHKFSHYDLEVQPLLVKKLPNTGIMEPNEFNHFALDFLLKKTQQKTAEIGLPTPVSKVLASLDSQSLKT; this is translated from the coding sequence ATGTGGCTAGCAACAGACTTTCAACAAAAAGTCATTCATTACTACCGCCAACATGGCCGTAAACACTTGCCGTGGCAAGGCACCAAAGATCCCTATCGAATTTGGCTGTCAGAAATCATGTTGCAGCAAACTCAAGTTACCACTGTCATACCTTATTACGAAAACTTTTTGCAGCGCTTCCCGACCATTATCGACCTCGCTGAAGCAACTAGTGATGAAGTGATGCACTTGTGGAGCGGATTAGGCTATTACAGCCGTGCCCGCAACTTACACCAAGCCGCTAAGATGGTTGTTGAGGAGTTTAACGGTCACTTCCCACAGAATCCAGCCGAAATAGAGACCCTGCCTGGCGTAGGCCGTTCAACCGCTGGCGCTATTGCCGCTTTTGCTTTCGACGAGCCTAGCGCAATTCTTGACGGCAATGTTAAGCGGGTGCTGGCTCGTTGTTATGGTATTGACGGCTGGGCAGGTAAGTCATCAGTGTTAAAGGCTTTATGGCTACGCGCTGAAGAGAATACGCCGAAAAAAGATACTGCTCAATATAACCAAGCCATGATGGATCTCGGAGCTGTCGTTTGTACGCGCACCAAGCCCAAGTGCAATCAGTGCCCACTGTCAGAGCAATGTTACGCCTTACAACATGATCAAGTTGCTCAACTTCCCGGCAAGAAGCCAAAAAAAACGCGCCCCAAACGTTCTGTGTATTGGCTGATATGCTTAGAAAATGCACAAGTCATACTGCACAAACGCCCACCATCCGGTATTTGGGGCGGCCTCTGGTGCTTCCCTGAAATGGAACAGTCAGTTGAAGAACCTATACATGAACAAAAACTAGACAGTTTTATCCATAAATTCAGCCATTACGACCTAGAAGTGCAGCCATTACTAGTGAAAAAGCTGCCTAACACAGGTATCATGGAGCCCAACGAATTCAACCACTTTGCGCTCGACTTCTTACTAAAGAAAACGCAGCAAAAAACTGCAGAAATTGGACTACCGACCCCAGTCAGTAAAGTCCTAGCCAGTCTTGATTCGCAAAGTCTAAAAACCTAA
- a CDS encoding NfeD family protein encodes MQHIVRTFFYIALLVFAWPAISATENEEISTPQAKLLKLDGSVNPGTAHYLVSNVQSASEENYDLIIIQMNTPGGLDLAMRDIIREILSSDIPVATYVYPPGSRAASAGTYILYASHVSSMAPATNLGAATPVSIGGMPDPPSSDKKDDKAKGADNEQSQPTSSNKNAMHKKIINDAEAYLRGLAAYHGRNIDWVKNAVREGESLTSKEAFEIGVIDVIADSPRQLLQQIDQRSVRLPSGQAQLDTSDMSIVSVEPTWQMQLLSIITDPNIAYILLLIGVYGLIFEGYNPGTFVPGVIGAICLLLAFYALQILPINYVAAGLLVLGIALLVVEAFAPSFGILGVGGIIAFLFGSFMLFNEPDTGIAVATPILLSVTVITVILLSFVLSLAIRSKQQAVVSGREELLSEVGVVKQDFNGEGWVHICGESWKAHCEQPLTAGQQVKVIAVNDLELTVVPLTDDSA; translated from the coding sequence ATGCAGCATATTGTCAGAACATTCTTTTATATCGCGCTGTTGGTTTTTGCGTGGCCAGCTATCAGTGCTACTGAAAACGAAGAAATATCAACTCCACAAGCAAAACTCCTTAAGCTTGATGGTTCTGTTAATCCCGGCACAGCACATTATCTAGTTTCAAATGTCCAATCTGCTTCTGAAGAGAACTATGATCTGATCATTATTCAGATGAATACACCGGGCGGTTTGGATTTAGCCATGCGCGATATTATTCGTGAAATTTTATCGTCTGACATTCCTGTCGCTACTTATGTTTATCCTCCCGGCTCTCGAGCAGCTAGCGCAGGGACTTATATTTTATATGCCAGCCATGTTTCATCCATGGCACCCGCCACAAACCTTGGTGCCGCTACCCCTGTTTCAATTGGTGGCATGCCTGATCCGCCCTCCTCTGATAAAAAAGACGATAAGGCAAAAGGCGCTGATAACGAGCAATCTCAACCTACAAGCAGCAATAAAAATGCCATGCATAAAAAGATCATTAACGATGCAGAGGCATATTTACGTGGTCTAGCGGCCTACCACGGCCGTAATATCGATTGGGTCAAGAACGCTGTACGCGAAGGAGAAAGCTTAACCTCGAAAGAAGCGTTTGAGATTGGCGTGATTGATGTAATCGCCGACAGCCCTCGTCAACTATTACAGCAAATTGACCAACGCTCCGTGCGTCTACCTTCAGGCCAAGCTCAACTTGATACCAGTGATATGAGTATTGTCAGCGTTGAACCTACGTGGCAGATGCAACTTTTGAGTATTATCACTGACCCGAACATTGCTTATATTCTTCTCTTAATTGGAGTGTATGGCCTTATTTTCGAAGGCTATAATCCAGGTACATTTGTGCCCGGCGTGATTGGTGCTATCTGTTTGTTACTGGCTTTTTACGCGTTACAAATTCTACCGATTAACTATGTTGCTGCTGGCTTGCTCGTTCTAGGTATTGCGTTACTGGTGGTTGAGGCTTTTGCTCCGAGCTTCGGAATTTTAGGTGTCGGCGGGATTATTGCGTTTCTGTTCGGGTCATTCATGTTGTTTAACGAACCTGATACGGGCATTGCCGTCGCTACCCCTATACTGCTTAGCGTCACCGTAATTACGGTCATCTTGTTAAGTTTTGTGCTCAGTCTCGCAATTCGCTCGAAACAGCAAGCGGTAGTCAGCGGGCGAGAAGAGTTACTGAGTGAGGTGGGTGTCGTCAAACAAGACTTTAACGGCGAAGGTTGGGTTCATATCTGTGGCGAAAGCTGGAAAGCGCATTGTGAACAACCGTTAACAGCTGGTCAGCAGGTTAAAGTTATTGCCGTCAACGATCTTGAGTTGACGGTTGTGCCACTGACAGACGACAGCGCCTAA
- a CDS encoding oxidative damage protection protein: MSRTIFCKKLQKDAEGIGFKPFPGELGERIYDNISQEAWQMWLEHQTMLINEKRLSLMDEDTQKYLADQMDKFLFGGDYDKADGYVPEGK, translated from the coding sequence ATGTCACGTACCATCTTTTGTAAAAAACTACAAAAAGACGCCGAAGGAATTGGTTTTAAACCTTTCCCTGGTGAACTAGGCGAACGTATTTATGACAATATTTCACAAGAAGCATGGCAAATGTGGTTAGAACATCAAACCATGCTGATTAACGAAAAACGCCTGAGCCTAATGGACGAAGATACCCAAAAATACCTAGCCGACCAAATGGATAAGTTCCTGTTCGGAGGCGACTACGACAAAGCCGATGGTTACGTCCCAGAAGGCAAATAA
- a CDS encoding META domain-containing protein yields MKYTLTLMVAALAMFALAGCKKEVANNNPPQVQSSNFTVTAELMYREKMLAPVGSTLTATVQDVSVADKAAEVLSEEIIGLGDGVQLPLSVTLEVPKKKLNPRHIYSLHARLEDANGQLMWISTTRHTINTEGMSHDMGNIVLERVQSGTVGPKVDSKYPLPFTARGNEPGWLVKVEQDRIEIQTNYGQNKVYTPRPVPQPYKGGYKYHAETEAHIAIIDVQRKLCYDDMSGRPYPARVTLTLDGETYEGCGGDPLDLLTEKEWVVEDIAKAGIIDNSRVTINFDTEGRTHGISSCNSYSAAYEHTGETLTFKSPMGTLKACAPALMNQEQKFLNLLGKVNRYDIDGYGALILTTSDGKTITARY; encoded by the coding sequence ATGAAATATACATTGACGTTAATGGTCGCAGCCTTAGCGATGTTTGCTTTGGCTGGTTGCAAAAAAGAAGTCGCCAACAACAATCCTCCTCAAGTCCAATCATCGAACTTCACGGTTACTGCCGAGTTAATGTACCGTGAAAAAATGCTCGCGCCTGTTGGCAGCACGCTAACCGCGACGGTTCAGGACGTGTCTGTCGCCGATAAAGCGGCTGAAGTGTTAAGCGAAGAAATTATTGGCCTTGGCGATGGCGTCCAGCTTCCTCTTAGCGTGACATTGGAAGTACCGAAAAAGAAATTAAATCCACGACACATTTATTCGCTTCACGCTAGGCTGGAAGACGCTAACGGCCAACTTATGTGGATTTCCACCACACGCCATACTATCAATACCGAAGGCATGTCGCATGACATGGGTAACATCGTGCTAGAGCGTGTCCAATCAGGTACCGTAGGCCCTAAAGTCGATTCAAAATACCCGCTTCCTTTTACCGCTCGAGGTAATGAGCCTGGCTGGTTAGTAAAAGTAGAGCAAGACCGTATTGAGATCCAGACCAATTACGGTCAAAACAAAGTTTATACACCACGTCCAGTGCCTCAGCCTTACAAAGGCGGTTATAAATACCACGCTGAAACGGAGGCGCACATCGCTATCATCGATGTTCAACGTAAACTGTGCTACGACGATATGTCTGGCAGACCTTATCCAGCTCGCGTGACGCTCACTCTCGACGGAGAAACCTACGAAGGGTGTGGTGGCGATCCATTGGATTTATTAACTGAGAAAGAATGGGTCGTGGAAGATATCGCCAAGGCAGGCATTATCGATAACTCCCGTGTCACTATAAACTTCGACACAGAAGGTCGCACCCATGGTATTTCTTCGTGTAATAGTTACAGCGCAGCCTATGAGCACACTGGGGAAACCTTAACCTTTAAATCGCCAATGGGAACATTAAAAGCCTGCGCTCCAGCACTGATGAATCAAGAGCAAAAGTTTTTGAACCTGCTCGGAAAGGTCAATCGATATGACATCGACGGTTACGGTGCCTTAATCCTTACTACATCTGATGGGAAAACAATTACCGCAAGGTACTAA
- a CDS encoding pirin family protein — translation MTQKKIQGIYKAPQGHWVGDGFPVRSLFSYHSKGQQISPFLLLDHAGPANFEPSSTPRGVGEHPHRGFETVTIVYQGEVSHRDSTGKGGTIFPGDVQWMTAGGGILHDEFHSQDFTERGGVMEMAQLWVNLPKEHKMVEPGYQAIKADEIPTFGLEAGELRLIAGEYNGVKGPAKTYSPLNVWDLTMRPNSQQALSIPAGWNAIVVVLKGVVSINQQGLQLNDTVIFDADNSDLIIEADAPSTLLVLSGEPLNEPVVGAGPFVMNSEEEIMQAFDDFKRGRFGESLNES, via the coding sequence ATGACGCAGAAAAAGATACAAGGTATTTATAAAGCACCTCAAGGCCATTGGGTCGGTGATGGATTCCCGGTGCGCTCACTATTTTCTTATCATTCGAAAGGTCAACAAATCAGCCCATTCTTATTGTTGGATCATGCAGGGCCAGCGAATTTTGAGCCGAGCAGTACGCCACGAGGTGTTGGTGAACACCCACATCGGGGTTTTGAAACGGTGACGATTGTGTACCAAGGAGAGGTGTCACACCGTGACTCAACCGGCAAAGGCGGCACTATCTTCCCCGGTGATGTGCAATGGATGACCGCTGGAGGCGGTATTTTGCATGACGAATTCCATTCACAAGACTTTACCGAACGCGGTGGGGTGATGGAAATGGCGCAGTTGTGGGTGAATTTACCAAAAGAACACAAGATGGTTGAACCCGGTTATCAAGCCATTAAGGCTGATGAAATCCCAACTTTTGGACTGGAAGCTGGCGAGCTGCGACTGATTGCGGGTGAATATAATGGAGTAAAAGGTCCTGCCAAAACCTATTCACCATTAAACGTTTGGGACTTAACCATGCGACCTAATAGTCAACAAGCACTGTCTATTCCAGCTGGCTGGAATGCGATTGTGGTGGTTTTGAAGGGCGTTGTCAGCATCAACCAACAAGGGCTTCAGCTCAACGACACAGTGATTTTCGATGCCGACAATTCTGATCTAATCATTGAGGCGGACGCACCCAGCACATTATTGGTTTTAAGCGGGGAGCCACTGAATGAGCCGGTGGTGGGTGCGGGGCCATTTGTCATGAATAGTGAGGAAGAAATCATGCAAGCCTTTGATGACTTTAAGCGTGGTAGATTTGGCGAAAGTTTAAACGAGAGTTAA
- a CDS encoding SLC13 family permease: MPFPDLPNGHALFVLLLTVFALYLFRRDDIPLETSCVVVLLVLTMGFTFAPFHNFNGHLEPMQFFSGFGHEALVAVCALMVAGQGLVRTGALEPIGRFLARIWKTAPLFSLLLTLLIAGVLSAFVNNTPIVVLLLPILMSVAVRSNRSPSGLLLPMGFATIVGGMATTIGTSTNLLVVSVAADLGLERFGMFDFMLPAAMAGAIAIIYLWLVAPKITPERQALMKNTSPRIFTAQLHINEDSFADGKPLAEVIGKTDGMMKVTRIHRGSDATIMPMPDAIIRAGDKLRVTDSPERLKEYEQVLGARLYKSGQEVNDDHPLTAENQQLSELVVTPGSPLAGRSLKDVSFMNQYGLVAIALHRADRVVDMHNKGLGKVTLHVGDVLLVQGGQSEIAEFKKRGDILVLDATTDLPRSHRAPRALFIMGLVILLAAVGLLPIAVSALGGALLMILTHCITWRDAMNALSAPVVLIVAASLALGIGMTETGAAEYLAQAFVSVLHGAPPAVLLSGLMLLLAILTNVVSNNAAAVIGTPIAVSVATQLNLPPEPFVIAVLFGANMSFATPMAYKTNLLVMNAGGYKFSDFVKVGVPLVVLMWISLSIILPILYDF, from the coding sequence ATGCCATTTCCGGATTTACCGAATGGGCATGCACTTTTTGTGCTGTTGCTGACGGTTTTTGCCTTGTATCTATTCCGACGCGATGACATACCGCTGGAGACATCCTGCGTAGTCGTACTGTTGGTCTTGACCATGGGCTTTACCTTCGCACCGTTCCATAACTTCAACGGTCACCTTGAGCCAATGCAGTTCTTTAGTGGCTTTGGCCATGAGGCGCTGGTTGCCGTGTGCGCACTGATGGTTGCTGGCCAGGGCTTGGTTCGAACTGGCGCCTTAGAACCCATCGGTCGCTTCTTGGCGCGAATTTGGAAAACCGCCCCTCTTTTCTCACTGTTACTGACCTTGCTCATTGCTGGTGTTTTAAGCGCATTTGTGAACAATACGCCGATTGTTGTACTCCTTTTACCGATTCTAATGAGTGTAGCCGTTCGCTCAAACCGTAGCCCATCAGGACTCTTATTACCCATGGGTTTCGCCACCATTGTCGGCGGCATGGCGACTACAATCGGTACTTCAACCAACTTATTGGTCGTTTCCGTGGCTGCTGATCTAGGACTCGAGCGTTTTGGTATGTTCGATTTTATGCTACCAGCCGCTATGGCCGGCGCAATTGCCATTATTTATTTATGGCTCGTCGCCCCCAAAATCACTCCTGAACGTCAAGCGTTAATGAAAAATACATCGCCTCGAATCTTTACCGCGCAACTGCATATCAACGAGGATTCTTTTGCTGACGGTAAACCTCTCGCTGAAGTGATCGGCAAGACTGACGGCATGATGAAAGTCACTCGAATTCACCGAGGCTCCGATGCCACCATCATGCCGATGCCCGACGCGATCATTCGTGCTGGCGATAAGCTTCGTGTTACCGACTCCCCCGAACGCTTAAAAGAATATGAGCAAGTCCTTGGCGCTCGATTGTATAAATCGGGCCAAGAAGTTAACGACGACCATCCGCTGACAGCCGAAAACCAACAACTGTCCGAGTTGGTAGTAACGCCAGGTTCTCCGCTCGCTGGCCGCTCGCTCAAAGACGTCAGTTTTATGAATCAATATGGTTTGGTCGCCATCGCCCTACACCGCGCCGATCGCGTGGTCGATATGCACAACAAAGGCTTGGGCAAAGTGACACTACACGTTGGCGACGTATTGCTGGTTCAGGGCGGGCAAAGTGAAATCGCCGAATTTAAAAAGCGTGGCGACATTCTAGTGCTCGACGCAACCACCGATTTACCACGCTCACACCGTGCGCCCAGAGCCTTGTTCATTATGGGCTTGGTCATTTTACTTGCTGCAGTCGGCCTACTGCCTATTGCCGTTAGTGCCTTAGGCGGCGCTCTGCTAATGATCCTAACCCACTGCATTACTTGGCGTGATGCCATGAATGCCTTGAGCGCACCTGTTGTATTAATCGTCGCCGCGAGTTTAGCCTTAGGTATCGGCATGACCGAAACCGGCGCGGCAGAATACTTAGCGCAAGCCTTCGTCTCAGTGTTACATGGCGCGCCACCCGCAGTATTGCTCAGTGGTTTAATGTTGCTACTGGCTATTCTAACCAACGTGGTCTCCAACAATGCCGCAGCGGTTATCGGCACGCCGATTGCTGTCAGCGTGGCCACCCAGTTGAACCTGCCGCCAGAGCCTTTCGTTATTGCGGTACTGTTCGGTGCTAACATGAGTTTTGCCACACCAATGGCTTACAAGACTAATTTGCTGGTGATGAATGCCGGTGGTTATAAATTCTCCGACTTTGTTAAAGTTGGGGTGCCACTGGTGGTCTTGATGTGGATATCATTGTCGATTATCCTGCCGATTCTTTACGACTTCTAA